A genomic window from Microbacterium sp. H1-D42 includes:
- a CDS encoding fumarylacetoacetate hydrolase family protein: MPAATIADLAAELAEAERTRGVMPRITARHPDATIEDSYAIQGVWRDAQIAAGRRLVGRKIGLTSKAMQQATGISEPDYGVMFDDTVYASGLEIPFDHFSNVRIEVELAFMLKAPLEGPDCTLDDALNAIDYAVPALEVLNSHIELEGRTIVDTISDNAAYGAMVLGDVHLRPDEIDLRWVPGVLSRNGQIEETGVAAGVLGHPATGVAWLANKFHQHGARLEAGELILAGSFTRPMWVERGDEVLCDYREMGTISCRFV; encoded by the coding sequence CTGCCCGCTGCGACCATCGCCGACCTCGCGGCCGAGCTGGCAGAGGCTGAGCGCACGCGCGGCGTGATGCCGCGCATCACTGCTCGGCATCCGGACGCCACGATCGAGGACTCCTACGCGATCCAGGGTGTCTGGCGTGACGCCCAGATCGCCGCGGGGCGCAGGCTCGTCGGTCGCAAGATCGGACTGACCTCGAAGGCCATGCAGCAGGCCACAGGCATCAGCGAGCCGGACTACGGCGTGATGTTCGACGACACCGTCTACGCCTCAGGGTTGGAGATCCCCTTCGATCACTTCTCGAACGTGCGCATCGAGGTCGAGCTGGCGTTCATGCTGAAGGCCCCGCTCGAGGGGCCGGACTGCACACTCGACGACGCTCTGAACGCGATCGACTACGCCGTGCCGGCGCTCGAGGTGCTCAACTCGCACATCGAGCTCGAGGGCCGCACGATCGTCGACACGATCAGCGACAACGCCGCATACGGTGCGATGGTGCTCGGCGACGTGCACCTGCGTCCAGACGAGATCGACCTGCGCTGGGTGCCTGGTGTGCTCTCGCGCAACGGTCAGATCGAGGAGACCGGGGTCGCCGCTGGCGTGCTCGGGCATCCCGCGACCGGCGTCGCGTGGCTGGCGAACAAGTTCCACCAGCACGGCGCACGGCTGGAGGCGGGTGAGCTGATCCTGGCAGGATCGTTCACACGGCCGATGTGGGTCGAGCGCGGCGATGAAGTGCTGTGCGACTACCGCGAGATGGGAACCATTTCATGCCGCTTCGTCTAG
- a CDS encoding HpcH/HpaI aldolase/citrate lyase family protein, with the protein MPLRLESTFRDRLADADRPLIGMWLSTGSLLNAEICAGSGLDWLLIDMEHGPNTLTTVQQQLQVIAAYPVTAVVRVPVNDAVVIKQVLDAGAQNLLVPMVASADEARAAVAAVRYPPEGVRGVGSALARSGRWGRVAGYVPSASETISLLVQIESSDAVDAAAEIIAVDGVDGVLVGPADLAASMGVPGQQWHPDVLAAAHRVFDLVHDAGKKVGVNAFDPKMADEYMAAGADFVSVSADVTLLARGSEALAARFIPASDGSAADAY; encoded by the coding sequence ATGCCGCTTCGTCTAGAGTCCACGTTCCGCGACAGGCTCGCGGACGCCGACCGCCCACTGATCGGCATGTGGCTGAGCACCGGCTCTCTCCTGAACGCCGAGATCTGCGCCGGTTCCGGGCTGGACTGGCTGCTGATCGACATGGAGCACGGCCCGAACACTCTCACCACTGTGCAGCAGCAGCTGCAGGTGATCGCCGCGTACCCGGTGACCGCCGTCGTGCGCGTGCCGGTGAACGACGCCGTGGTCATCAAGCAGGTGCTGGATGCCGGTGCGCAGAACCTGCTCGTGCCGATGGTCGCCTCGGCCGACGAGGCGCGGGCGGCGGTCGCCGCCGTGCGCTATCCGCCGGAGGGCGTCCGCGGCGTCGGCTCGGCGCTGGCCCGCAGCGGCCGCTGGGGTCGGGTCGCCGGGTACGTGCCGAGTGCGTCCGAGACGATCTCGCTGCTCGTGCAGATCGAGTCGTCGGATGCCGTGGATGCCGCCGCCGAGATCATCGCGGTCGACGGCGTCGACGGCGTGCTGGTGGGTCCTGCGGACCTGGCTGCGTCCATGGGCGTGCCTGGTCAGCAATGGCATCCCGATGTGCTGGCGGCCGCTCACCGGGTGTTCGATCTCGTGCACGACGCCGGCAAGAAGGTCGGTGTGAACGCCTTCGACCCGAAGATGGCGGACGAGTACATGGCCGCCGGTGCCGACTTCGTCTCGGTCAGCGCCGACGTGACGCTGCTGGCACGGGGTTCCGAGGCTCTCGCCGCGCGCTTCATCCCGGCATCCGACGGCAGCGCGGCCGACGCGTACTGA